From Kiritimatiellia bacterium, a single genomic window includes:
- a CDS encoding DNA polymerase IV, with protein sequence MNPPALSSLPPPWRLDDFPHAIIHFDGDAFFTSVEQALNPALRGRPVVTGKERGIIACASYEAKALGIRRGLPLWEARRRCPDLVVLPSDYETYSLMSLRMFEIVRRFTPMVEEHSIDEGFADLTGLRRLFRDDYLGIARRIQTAIADELGLTVSIGLSLTKSLAKLASDLRKPAGLTAVPGIELHRFLADRPLEEVWGFGPNTVALLHKHGLRTALDFVRRPATWAQRLLGKIGLDIWNELRGDLVYPVQTAPKPPQVTISKGKTFTAPSIDREFIYARLIRNAESAFIKLRRHHLRARSLLAVLVRQDFRRRAAGARFDRATAAIHDALPALRTLFDQLHEPNVPYRATMVVLSELEPDHIEQPELFEDRPRIERMTAASRVMDAVRELYGKHRLALGTALFLPRHPRTDRDEEPWRHALRLPGETARRRLGIPVWRITV encoded by the coding sequence ATGAACCCCCCCGCCCTCTCATCCCTCCCCCCTCCCTGGCGGCTCGATGACTTTCCGCACGCAATCATCCATTTCGACGGCGACGCATTTTTCACCTCTGTCGAACAAGCCCTCAACCCCGCCCTCCGCGGCCGGCCCGTCGTCACCGGCAAAGAGCGCGGCATCATCGCCTGCGCCTCCTATGAAGCCAAAGCGCTGGGCATCCGCCGCGGTCTGCCACTGTGGGAAGCACGCCGCCGTTGTCCCGACCTGGTCGTGCTCCCCAGCGACTACGAGACCTACAGCCTGATGTCGCTGCGAATGTTTGAGATCGTCCGCCGTTTCACGCCGATGGTGGAGGAGCACTCAATTGACGAGGGCTTTGCAGACCTCACCGGCCTTCGCCGTCTGTTCCGGGACGACTACCTCGGCATCGCGCGACGCATCCAAACTGCCATCGCCGATGAACTCGGCCTCACCGTCTCCATCGGACTGAGCCTCACCAAGAGTCTGGCCAAGCTCGCCTCAGACCTCCGCAAACCCGCCGGACTGACCGCTGTCCCGGGCATCGAGCTCCACCGCTTTCTCGCCGACCGACCCTTGGAGGAAGTGTGGGGCTTCGGTCCCAACACGGTGGCACTGTTGCACAAACACGGTCTGCGCACCGCGCTGGACTTCGTTCGACGACCCGCTACTTGGGCACAACGGCTCCTTGGAAAAATCGGCCTCGACATTTGGAACGAGCTCCGCGGCGATCTGGTCTATCCCGTCCAAACGGCGCCCAAACCACCGCAGGTCACCATCAGCAAGGGCAAAACCTTCACCGCCCCTTCCATCGACCGTGAATTCATCTACGCCCGCCTGATCCGCAACGCCGAGTCGGCCTTCATCAAACTGCGTCGCCACCATCTCCGGGCCCGCTCGCTGCTGGCGGTGCTGGTGCGCCAGGACTTCCGGCGGCGCGCCGCCGGCGCGCGGTTCGATCGTGCCACCGCCGCCATCCACGACGCGTTACCCGCGCTGCGAACCCTATTCGACCAGCTCCACGAACCGAACGTGCCCTACCGAGCCACGATGGTGGTCCTCAGCGAACTGGAACCCGACCATATCGAGCAGCCGGAACTTTTCGAAGATCGCCCCCGCATCGAACGGATGACCGCTGCCTCGCGGGTGATGGACGCGGTCCGTGAACTGTACGGCAAACACCGCCTCGCCCTCGGCACCGCTCTGTTTCTGCCCCGCCACCCCCGCACCGACCGCGACGAGGAGCCTTGGCGCCACGCGCTGCGGCTGCCCGGCGAAACCGCCCGCCGCCGCCTCGGCATCCCCGTCTGGCGCATCACTGTCTGA
- a CDS encoding peptidylprolyl isomerase, with translation MLALLRICATLSAGLLAGVTVAPAQKSERVLLDGYAAFVNDRPILISDVLRYAQSADRQAVKTLSGPELEEALQRNYQAGLRALIERELILAEAERRKLDLPDAVVDAHINQLVRERFEGGRAALLAALAAEGLTYEEYRRQIRDDLRVMLLRRQEVNDRVTVPPAQLYSAYLARLASYQQPEQVRIRLLVLRKGATPEEAAARRRLAETLVERVRRGESFADLAREFSEGPAAAQGGDLGWRQPAELRPEIAATVRTLRPGEVSPVIELPEEFHLVALEARREARVRPFTEVAPELERELLKQQTEQRLDEWLSELRVRHYVRVLQETRP, from the coding sequence ATGCTCGCGCTGCTCCGCATCTGCGCAACCCTGTCCGCCGGACTGCTCGCCGGTGTCACCGTCGCCCCGGCGCAGAAATCCGAACGCGTGCTGCTGGATGGCTATGCGGCGTTCGTGAACGACCGGCCGATTCTGATCAGCGATGTGCTGCGGTATGCGCAGAGCGCGGACCGACAGGCGGTAAAAACCCTCAGCGGCCCCGAACTGGAAGAGGCGCTCCAGCGCAACTACCAGGCCGGACTGCGCGCGTTGATCGAGCGCGAACTCATCCTGGCCGAAGCCGAGCGACGAAAACTGGACCTCCCCGACGCGGTGGTGGACGCCCACATCAACCAGCTCGTGCGAGAACGGTTTGAGGGGGGGCGAGCCGCGCTGCTTGCCGCGCTCGCCGCGGAAGGTCTCACCTACGAGGAATATCGCCGTCAGATCCGGGACGATCTGCGAGTGATGCTGCTACGGCGCCAAGAGGTGAACGACCGGGTAACGGTGCCGCCCGCGCAACTTTATTCGGCTTACCTCGCCCGATTGGCCTCCTACCAGCAGCCCGAACAGGTCCGCATTCGGCTGCTGGTGCTCCGTAAAGGGGCGACGCCGGAAGAGGCCGCGGCACGGCGGCGTCTCGCGGAAACTCTCGTCGAGCGTGTCCGCCGGGGCGAGTCGTTTGCCGACCTTGCCCGAGAGTTTTCCGAAGGGCCCGCCGCCGCGCAGGGCGGCGACCTCGGCTGGCGCCAACCTGCGGAACTGCGGCCGGAGATCGCCGCCACGGTGCGGACACTGCGTCCCGGCGAGGTGAGCCCCGTGATCGAACTGCCGGAAGAATTCCATCTCGTCGCCCTGGAGGCCCGACGCGAAGCGCGCGTGCGCCCCTTCACAGAGGTCGCGCCGGAACTGGAACGGGAACTCCTCAAACAGCAAACCGAGCAGCGGCTGGACGAATGGTTGAGCGAGCTGCGGGTCCGCCATTACGTTCGCGTGTTGCAGGAAACCCGCCCCTGA